A region from the Linepithema humile isolate Giens D197 chromosome 1, Lhum_UNIL_v1.0, whole genome shotgun sequence genome encodes:
- the LOC105675867 gene encoding alpha/beta hydrolase domain-containing protein 17B → MNGLSLSELCCLFCCPPCPSRIADKLAFLPPEPTYSFVEDEGSKFTISLSERAEWQYSEREKEAVEGFYARTSRGNRIACLFVRCSATARFTILFSHGNAVDLGQMSSFYLGLGSRINCNIFSYDYSGYGVSGGKASEKNLYADIDAAWHALRTRYGISPENIILYGQSIGTVPTVDLAARYEVGAVVLHSPLMSGMRVAFPKTKRTWFFDAFTSIDKVPKVTSPVLVIHGTEDEVINFSHGLAIYERCPRAVEPLWVEGAGHNDVELFNQYLERLKQFVNVELVN, encoded by the exons ATGAACGGGTTAAGTCTGAGTGAACTGTGTTGCCTGTTCTGCTGTCCGCCCTGCCCGTCCAGAATCGCCGACAAGCTGGCCTTCCTGCCGCCCGAGCCCACGTACTCGTTCGTCGAGGACGAGGGCTCCAAGTTCACCATCTCCCTGTCGGAGCGCGCCGAGTGGCAGTACTCCGAGCGTGAGAAGGAAGCTGTGGAGGGCTTCTACGCAAGGACGTCGCGCGGCAATCGCATAGCATGCCTGTTCGTGCGGTGCTCGGCGACCGCGCGCTTCACCATCCTCTTCTCCCACGGCAATGCTGTCGACCTCGGCCAGATGTCGAGCTTCTACTTGGGGCTGGGCTCCCGCATAAACTGCAACATCTTCAGCTACGACTACTCGGGCTACGGGGTGTCAGGCGGCAAGGCGTCCGAGAAGAATCTCTACGCGGACATCGATGCCGCGTGGCACGCGCTGCGTACGCGTTATGGTATCAGCCCCGAGAACATAATACTCTACGGACAGAGCATCGGCACGGTGCCCACTGTCGATCTCGCTGCGAGATACGAGGTCGGCGCGGTCGTGCTGCATTCGCCGCTTATGTCCGGTATGCGAGTCGCGTTTCCGAAAACCAAAAGGACTTGGTTCTTCGACGCTTTCACCAG CATAGATAAAGTGCCGAAGGTGACATCCCCTGTTCTGGTTATTCACGGTACCGAAGatgaagttataaattttagtcaCGGTCTAGCGATTTACGAAAGATGTCCACGAGCAGTAGAACCACTATGGGTTGAG GGTGCCGGCCATAATGATGTAGAGTTGTTCAATCAGTATCTCGAACGATTGAAACAATTTGTAAACGTGGAATTGGTAAACTGA
- the LOC105675863 gene encoding sorting nexin-22-like, producing MYEVFISGYRLAEVSHGKPYYVYCIEILELKTGTRYYIERRYSEFSALHRALKKDNTDIAPFPPKRVRNSQPKVLEQRRAALELYIQKMLRLLATKQQVLNFLGIENEESNASHKRIEKVANGLMHDHPNILGHHPILTFHCDPYVQADSTSSLPDVVTNGVLLGIYKS from the exons ATGTACGAAGTTTTCATCAGCGGCTATCGTTTGGCCGAAGTGTCACACGGCAAACCCTATTATGTTTACTGTATCGAGATTTTGGAGTTAAAAACGGGCACTCGATATTACATCGAGAGAAGATACAGTGAATTTAGTGCGCTACATCGTGCG TTGAAGAAAGATAATACAGATATTGCACCATTTCCACCGAAAAGGGTGAGAAACTCACAACCAAAAGTTTTAGAACAACGACGAGCCGCGttggaattatatatacagaaaATGCTGCGTTTATTGGCAACAAAACAGCAAGTTCTCAATTTTTTGGGTATAGAAAATGAGGAATCCAACGCATCTCACAAAAG GATAGAGAAGGTTGCAAATGGCTTGATGCACGATCATCCAAATATTTTGGGGCATCATCcaattttaacttttcatTGCGATCCATATGTCCAAGCTGATTCAACTAGCAGTCTTCCAGATGTTGTAACTAACGGTGTATTGCTGGGTATAtacaaatcataa
- the LOC105675861 gene encoding arginine/serine-rich protein PNISR, translating to MSGEMFEGKDYPTQWALNPSAYQNMSNDQVDWAALAQQWIKMKETVVPPAPPPPSINSMCSANDGSGEAPMDMDTKDDDVPPAPPAPTISGSEAWTQWSQWGHWNTSASGTGSWEWSGVPPPGVTIGPDGKPIGLPAVPVIPPAPVISTTTDFTAPPPASSSLYSYNSVQSTQPYNQVPNYWSEEPSNSVPSQPPPFIKGMRHANRTPHIRVMDSVRCRDDREKTPEEDTTTTIDAAKRRQLPAWIREGLEKMEKEKQKAVERERLEILRKQELEARKQAEDEARAVLNPSKSKFDSDSEKETEQDFDADSTRGQQPAEKSYDRTPDIVVRPRKSRFRDADSPESHADADESPTAVPSALPVTQKRSREEVLQEVMLKVRRSLTEILLEVTNEEIGSICREVWSRARAKVPAGETPVASLNNMAPLAQITRKLGLGIYGDSNSESEEEQGEHATIQNDDSDEELKETLRRRQQAFRKTEEEIEARIAEDEEREERQEEQYSNKQQENHTGNTSCRESVDEKETVNNQREASETLSSGGQSPQSAAPQNAPVADGQQAKASSTVSGSADSESSSTDSTSSSSESSHESVSKKHDKARSSKQQSQSQQREQQQRDQRYHRRRKSKSRSKSRSGRRSTRSSRSSERTHKRRSRSRSAKSRKRYRSRSSRSSSDHGSSRKHRARSRDGKRARSRSRSCRRSRSLSAGGKWSSRSRSRRGKSRSHSRDRRRNSRSRSKSSRGTKRRGSRSRSRGGRERSRSRSRDRRRSRSYVSRRSRRSSRSKSRDRSRKTRSRSRQSSHRDGKKSSHRYRN from the exons ATGAGCGGGGAAATGTTCGAAGGAAAGGATTATCCAACTCAATGGGCGCTTAATCCTTCCGCCTATCAAAACATGAGTAACGATCAAG TGGACTGGGCGGCTCTGGCGCAACAGTggataaaaatgaaagagaCTGTTGTACCACCAGCACCGCCACCACCTTCTATAAACTCTATGTGTTCCGCAAATGATGGCAGTGGAGAGGCACCAATGGATATGGACACCAAAGATGATGACGTCCCTCCTGCTCCTCCTGCGCCAACTATTAGTGGATCCG AAGCTTGGACTCAATGGAGCCAGTGGGGTCATTGGAATACTTCAGCATCTGGGACAGGAAGTTGGGAATGGAGTGGCGTACCTCCTCCTGGTGTTACCATAGGTCCTGATGGCAAACCAATTGGGCTTCCAGCTGTACCAGTCATACCACCTGCGCCAGTAATATCTACTACTACTGACTTTACTGCTCCTCCTCCTGCTTCGTCATcgctttattcatataattcagTGCAGTCTACACAACCATACAATCAg GTTCCTAACTATTGGTCTGAAGAGCCGTCTAACTCAGTGCCATCGCAGCCACCTCCTTTCATAAAAGGCATGAGACATGCTAATAGAACACCTCACATAAGAGTGATGGACTCTGTTCGATGCCGAGATGACAGAGAGAAGACACCGGAGGAAGATACTACCACAACCATAG ATGCCGCAAAACGAAGGCAATTACCAGCATGGATCCGCGAAGGATTAGAAAAAATGGAGAAGGAAAAACAGAAAGCTGTGGAAAGGGAGAGGCTAGAGATATTAAGAAAGCAGGAGTTGGAGGCTCGTAAGCAAGCCGAGGACGAGGCGCGCGCAGTACTCAATCCTAGCAAGAGCAAATTT GATTCAGACTCGGAAAAGGAAACCGAGCAGGACTTTGATGCGGATAGCACGCGTGGACAGCAACCTGCGGAAAAGAGCTACGATCGCACTCCGGATATCGTCGTTCGGCCGCGAAAGTCACGATTTAGGGATGCCGATTCACCCGAATCTCATGCGGACGCTGACGAAAGTCCCACTGCCGTACCCAGTGCGCTACCGGTCACGCAGAAACGGTCTCGAGAGGAGGTCCTGCAGGAAGTG ATGTTGAAAGTAAGGAGATCACTGACAGAAATACTTCTGGAAGTAACGAACGAAGAGATCGGTTCAATATGCAGAGAGGTTTGGAGCCGCGCACGTGCCAAAG TCCCTGCAGGAGAGACCCCCGTCGCATCCCTCAACAACATGGCCCCTCTTGCTCAGATCACTCGCAAGCTCG GTCTGGGCATCTACGGCGACAGTAACAGCGAGTCCGAGGAGGAGCAGGGCGAGCACGCAACGATTCAGAATGACGACAGCGACGAGGAGCTGAAG GAAACTCTGAGACGGCGACAGCAGGCGTTTCGTAAAACTGAGGAAGAGATCGAGGCGCGGATCGCCGAGGATGAAGAAAGGGAAGAGCGTCAGGAGGAGCAGTACAGTAATAAGCAACAGGAAAATCATACCGGTAATACTAGCTGCCGGGAGTCAG TTGATGAAAAAGAAACGGTAAATAATCAAAGAGAAGCGTCCGAAACTTTGTCGAGTGGCGGACAAAGTCCACAATCGGCGGCGCCGCAGAACGCGCCGGTGGCCGACGGACAGCAGGCGAAAGCCAGCAGCACGGTATCGGGATCGGCCGACTCCGAGTCGAGCAGCACCGATTCCACGAGCAGCTCGTCTGAGTCGAGCCACGAATCCGTCAGCAAGAAGCACGACAAAGCGCGTTCGAGCAAGCAGCAGTCGCAGTCGCAACAGCGTGAGCAGCAGCAGCGCGATCAACGTTACCACCGGCGGCGAAAATCCAAGAGTAGAAGCAAGTCGCGCAGTGGCAGACGATCCACCCGGTCTTCGCGCTCGTCCGAACGCACGCACAAGCGACGATCACGCTCGAGATCGGCCAAATCGCGTAAGCGCTATCGTTCGCGCTCCTCGCGCTCATCTAGCGATCATGGGTCCAGCAGGAAACACCGTGCGCGATCGCGCGATGGGAAACGCGCGAGATCGCGTTCGCGTAGCTGCCGACGCTCCAGGTCACTGTCCGCCGGTGGGAAATGGTCGTCGCGGTCGCGTTCCCGCAGGGGAAAGTCCCGCTCGCATTCCAGAGACAGGCGGAGGAACAGCCGATCGCGTAGCAAGTCGTCACGTGGAACGAAACGAAGAGGATCGCGCTCGAGGTCGCGCGGCGGCAGGGAGAGATCGCGCAGCCGTTCGAGGGATCGTAGGCGATCGAGGTCGTATGTTTCCAGGAGGAGCCGGCGGAGCAGCCGATCCAAATCGCGGGATCGGAGTAGAAAAACGCGATCCAGGTCGCGACAGTCGAGCCACCGCGATGGTAAGAAGTCATCACATCGATACAGGAATTGA
- the LOC105675862 gene encoding lipase 3-like: MTIHLYFVLLLCCGFIVQTNGLFRTSELFPSIADPNLSMERIVRNTGYPFELHHVTTKDGYILSVHRIPSNNTNVNVQNRRVVLIMHGLLGSSADWVVPSRDRSIAYLLADNGYDVWLGNSRGTTASKNHTTLSLQSAQFWDFSWHEMGMYDLPAMIDYILAHTGQKQLFYIGFSQGTTQFWVLMSLRPEYNEKIKLMSALAPVAYTGHIIGLLKPASFFANFFKGIYRYTGFFELLPNTALMRFLTQNFCREGMPTQYFCEFITFIIGGFSTEVDHAHFAEYVEFAPAGCSYKQLVHYAMGIQNPGHFRPYDYGTLNNIMVYGQFTPPEYPLDRITAPVILYNGLNDFLAHPDDVDILSRKLPNIVEKYTVTLTRLNHFDFMFAVDVRQYVYDHLIEKMNSIP, translated from the exons ATGActatacatttgtattttgtcTTGTTGTTGTGCTGTGGATTCATCGTTCAAACAAACGGATTGTTTCGCACGAGTGAATTGTTTCCATCAATCGCAGATCCCAATCTGTCAATG GAACGTATCGTAAGAAACACCGGATATCCCTTTGAACTTCATCACGTAACAACCAAGGACGGATATATATTATCTGTGCATCGGATACCATCTAATAATACGAATGTAAATGTTCAGAATCGACGAGTGGTGCTTATTATGCATGGGCTGTTGGGATCTTCGGCAGATTGGGTGGTCCCGAGTCGAGATCGATCAATCG CTTATCTTTTGGCTGATAATGGTTACGATGTGTGGCTCGGTAATTCCCGCGGGACCACCGCCTCGAAGAACCACACGACGCTTTCCCTGCAGAGTGCTCAATTTTGGGACTTCAG CTGGCACGAGATGGGTATGTACGATTTACCCGCTATGATAGACTACATATTGGCTCATACCGGCCAGAAGCAACTATTCTATATCGGCTTCTCTCAGGGCACGACGCAATTTTGGGTGCTGATGTCCCTCAGACCGGAGTATAACGAGAAAATCAAGCTCATGTCCGCTTTAGCTCCTGTGGCTTATACAGGACACATTATCGGTTTGCTGAAACCCGCAAGTTTCTTCGCAAATTTCTTTAAG GGAATTTATAGATACACGGGATTCTTCGAATTGTTGCCGAATACGGCTTTGATGAGATTCTTAACGCAAAACTTCTGTCGAGAAGGCATGCCGACCCAATACTTTTGCGAATTCATTACTTTCATTATCGGAGGCTTCAGCACCGAAGTAGATCAT GCTCACTTCGCAGAGTACGTGGAGTTTGCACCGGCGGGATGTTCCTACAAGCAATTGGTTCATTACGCGATGGGTATTCAGAATCCAG GACATTTCCGACCTTACGATTACGGCACGCTAAACAATATCATGGTTTACGGGCAGTTCACGCCGCCAGAATATCCCTTAGATAGGATTACAGCCCCGGTGATTTTGTATAACGGCTTGAACGACTTTCTCGCTCATCCAGAC GACGTTGATATTTTGAGCAGAAAACTGCCAAATATTGTGGAGAAGTACACAGTGACATTGACACGACTGAATCACTTCGATTTCATGTTTGCTGTAGATGTACGACAATATGTTTACGATCATCTGATAGAGAAAATGAATTCCATTCCATAA